TCCGCGCCATCAAACGTCGCAATAAAGAAAAGCTGGCGCGCGAAGTGTTTAACACCACGGCCGTTGCCATCGATCCGCAATCGATGTTTGATGTCCACGTGAAGCGCATTCATGAATACAAGCGCCAGCTCTTGAACGTGATGCGCGTGATTCATGAATACCTGAGCGTGGTGGAAGATGGCGTGGAACCGCAGATGCAGCGTAGCTATATTTTTGCCGGCAAGGCCGCTCCGGGATATTGGGCAGCGAAGCAGATCATCAAGCTCATCAACAACGTTGCCCAGGTGGTGAACTCTGATCCGCGGGTAAAAGACCGCATCAAGGTTGTGTTTGTTCCCGACTATCGCGTCTCGCTGGCGGAAATCATCATGCCTGCCGCTGATCTCAGCCAGCAGATCTCCACGGCGGGAATGGAAGCTTCCGGGACCGGCAACATGAAGCTGGCCATGAACGGCGCTCTTACGCTGGGCACGCTTGACGGAGCAAATATAGAAATCATGCAAGCCGTGGGTGAGGCCAATATTTATACCTTTGGCCTAACGCGTGAAGACGTGAGCTGGTACCAGGAATCGCGCAGCTACAATCCGCGCGAGATCTATCAAAAAGACGCCACGGTGCGACGAGTGGTGGATTGCCTGGCTTCAAACCTCCTTTGCCCAGACGAGCCCGGCCTGTTCCGCTGGATCGTGGATGAATTGCTGGATCGCGGCGACCGCTATTTTCATCTGGCCGATTTGTCTTCTTACATTGAAGCCAGTCATCGCGCGGAAAAAGATTATCGCGAACCCGACGTGTGGACCGCCAAATCCATCCTAAATGTGGCGCGCACCGGCTTCTTTTCCAGTGACCGAACCATCGCCGAATATGCCCGTGACATATGGAACATCAAACCCGCAGCCGCTGTCGCCGAGCGCGAATCCGATGCTAAAGAGCCAGTGAGGGCTGAAGTTTCACGGTAAAAACGGCCCCCATAAGCCAAAATGGGGCATGAGTTCGGCTTGTGAAAGAGGGTTCTTTTCCACGTATTCCACAGCCCTAGGTCATTTTTTAACACGTTTTTAACATTTGGCGCGTCCTGGCGCGAGTGTAATAGAGACAGGTAAAAACAGCGTCTTTCGCAGCGTACTCCGCAGCGAATCCCCAGCCCAGGAGAAAATAATGCGAATCGTCCAATCGCCCTACCAGGCCCGAATTGTTCCCCAGAGCGCAGGCGCGCCCAACCTATGGCGCTGCGTGATTGAGCAGGAAGACTCACGTGAAGTGGTGGTGCTGCATGAAACGGCCCGCAAAGAAGACGCGCGATGCATGGCCCTGCTGGAACTGGCGCGACTGGAACCCACCGGCACGGCCTCGCGATGGTCGCCCGGGAGCGAGTAACGGTTTGCCACATATGCAGCGCGATCCTCATTCCATCCTTGACCTCCACTTGTGCATTCTCTAGGCTTGCTTCTCTAGACTTATTCAATGAAGAGCGGCAAGCAAGACCGGAATGCAGGAGTGGCGATGCGCGCGCACTTGGGCCGCTCCGCCCTGGCAAAACTGGCGCCGCGCAAATTTGATCCTATCGATGTGCTGCGGCAGAGCGCGAAAAACCGCATCGCCGCGCTGCTGCCCATCAAATTCAAGCTGATGAGTCAGTCGCCGTTCGTTTTCTTCCGCGGCTCGGTTGAAATCATGGCTGCCGATCTGGGCGAGGCGCGGCACACAAAGATTGAAGTCCAGATGTGCGGGGATGCGCACGTAAAGAATTTTGGCTTCTTTGCCACGCCCGACGAGCATATAGCGCTGGACATCAATGACTTTGACGAAACCCAGCGCGGCCCATGGGAATGGGACGTAAAGCGAATGGCCACCAGCATTATTCTCGCTGGGCGCGTCGCCGGCCATACTGATTCCCGCTGCAAGGACGCCACGCGCGTGTTTATCGGCGAATATTGCGCATGGATCAGGCGATTCGCCACCATGCCCGCGATTGCGGTTGCGCGCCATCGCGCGCTGCGCAACATGCGTGATCCTGTGATGGCCGCCGCGCTGAAAAAGGCGGAACGCGCCAGCCCGCTTGACAGTCTAAGAACATTGACGCGCAAAGACCGTCGCGGCGGTCGCAGCTTCATCTCCCAGCGCGACTCCATCTGGGATGTGGAGGGCGCCGAAGCAAAAGCCGTGCTGCGCGCGCTCACGGACTATCGCCACACGCTGGCCCCTGACCGCCAAATGTTGTTCGACTGCTACGCGCCGGTTGATGTGGGATTCAAAGTCGTTGGCACCGGCAGCGTGGGAACGCGCGATTACATTGTGTTGCTGCTGGGCCGGCATGGTGGTGAAACCGATCCGTTATTTTTGCAGATCAAAGAAGAACCGCCATCCGCATACGCCGGCTACTATAAGGACCGCTTCACGCCACCGCATCAGGGCGAACGCGTGGTCCGCGGCCAGCGCGCGCTCCAGGTTTTTTCTGACTTGCTGCTGGGCTGGTGCTCCATTGCCGGACGTGACTATCTGGTGCGCCAGATGAACGACCACAAGAGTTCCATCGCACCGGAGGAGTTGAAAGGCAACCGCCTGCTGGAATATGGCAAAGTCTGCGCGGAGCTTCTGGC
This genomic interval from Terriglobia bacterium contains the following:
- a CDS encoding DUF2252 domain-containing protein, whose product is MRAHLGRSALAKLAPRKFDPIDVLRQSAKNRIAALLPIKFKLMSQSPFVFFRGSVEIMAADLGEARHTKIEVQMCGDAHVKNFGFFATPDEHIALDINDFDETQRGPWEWDVKRMATSIILAGRVAGHTDSRCKDATRVFIGEYCAWIRRFATMPAIAVARHRALRNMRDPVMAAALKKAERASPLDSLRTLTRKDRRGGRSFISQRDSIWDVEGAEAKAVLRALTDYRHTLAPDRQMLFDCYAPVDVGFKVVGTGSVGTRDYIVLLLGRHGGETDPLFLQIKEEPPSAYAGYYKDRFTPPHQGERVVRGQRALQVFSDLLLGWCSIAGRDYLVRQMNDHKSSIAPEELKGNRLLEYGKVCAELLAKGHARSGDPALLADYLGRPGKAEKGLLQYSVAYADQVEKDYQAFIKALKRGLLKDAMKIADHRSFAG